The DNA region ACGAAGGATGGAAGGTTGTTTAACATATTTTTTTTGATTGGCACGCATAGGTGTTTGCAGGTTAATACGGGCCGAGGTATGGACTTGCTATATTGTAAAGGACACTGAGTTAAGGTAAATTAACTTAACAAAATGAGGTCAGAATCATGCACATTATCATAAGGCAGTTCACAGGCGAGTATAAGCTTGAGACCGTGCGATTAAGCTATCAGCGTGGTAGTATAGTGGAGTTAGCCTCCGAATTAGGCTTGCGTCCGTCATTGATTTATCGTTGGCGTAGCGAGTTTGAAACAAGCGGTGAAAAAAAATTTTCCGGGTAACGGCCATAGCCGGACTAATGAGGATGAAATTGTACGTCTCAAGCGAGAATTGGCGGATGGACTTGGCTGATCGTCAGATCATAGGATGGTCATTTTCTCAATCTATGACGAGTCAAGCTACGGCCATTACAGCCTTTCAAATGGCATGTATTAAGCGTAAGCCTGCTCATGCGATGATCTTTCCTGACCGGGGTAGTCAGTATGCGGCTGAAGCTTTTCGTAATCTTTTGGCTAGTTATGGAATATGTCAGAGTATGAGCCGCAAAGGTAATTGTTGGGACAACGCTGTAGCGGAATCCTTCTTTAAAACCCTTAAAACGGAATTACCAAAAGGGTATCAAAAATTGACGTATGAAGAGCTTCGCATGCAGATATTTGAATATATCGAAATTTGGTATAATCGAAAACGTTTACATTCGGCGTTGGATTACAGAACGCCTATGGAAATGGAATCTTTATTAACACTTGTCGCTTAACCAACTGTCCACTTTTATGTGGCAAGTTCATAGTGTCTATGATGAATACCAATGGGTCGAGGTTAAGTTCTTGTACGATACGTTGACGCAGGCTTTCGATAAAAGAAAACAATTTACGGCGGCGTACATTATATCCGGAGCGATCAATAAGTGCAGGAATTGTTTTGGGGTATCGCCGAAGATGCGTAAACAAACGGTTTTCGCTGTCTATGGAAAGAATTTCACTGCTGAGACTCAAGGCCATCACAGCGGCATCGGATAATTTAGGACGAGGGCCGGGTTTAGGGATATTACCATGCCCATCGAAACGGTCTGATAAATGTTGATGTACCATTTTGAGTACGCGAGCGAATGTTTCTTTGAAGTTGTGCATGAATTTGATTCCTAAAAATTTCAAATTCATTTTTAGTACAGCCAAATTCATGCCAACATTATATTACTTTAATTCACACAACGGGTTGAATAAATGATTTTAAATCAGTTTTAATTCCGACAAACAGGTTTTGATACGCTCAAACGAACGACCGATATCGCTATCTAAACCGACGGACATACGAACCAAACCATCACCGAGCCCCATCGCTTGACGCTCTTCTTCCGGAATTTCGGATGAGGTACTATGCCCGGGAGCGCTGAATAGCGTTTTAAAATAACCCAAACTCACAGCGAGGTATCCGACTTTTTCTTGCTGCATCCGCGTCATCAAAGTTTCAGCTTTTTCCGATGTACCGGCATCAATCGCCAGCATACCGCCAAATCCGAATTGTTCATTCATCATAGACTTAAGGAGTTCATGTTGACGATGCGACGGCAGCCCAGGATAATATACCCGTAACCCCAATTTTTCAAGCTCCGTGGCAATATAAAGCGCGTTACGGCTATGCTGTTGGATGCGAATATGCAAACTATGTAAATTTTTCAGAATACTCGCTGCGCGCATGCTATCAAGCACAGGCCCCATAAGCATACATGCTCCGGAATTGATATCCGTGAGTTGATGGATGAATTCGTCACTGGCGCAGATGCAGCCCGCTACGCAATCGCTCGTACCGTTGATAAATTTGGTCAAACTGTGAACCACCACATCCGCACCTTGGCGAATCGGCGAAATGGTCATAGGACTGAAAGTATTATCAACCACGAGTTTTGCCTTATGCGTATGCGCCAGTTTTGCAAGCGCGGGTATATTGGCTACTTCCAGCAAAGGATTGCTCACCGCTTCGGTATAGATCACCCGCGTCTTGGAAGAGATTAATTTTTGAATGGCAGGAATGTCTTGCATATTGACAAAATGAACTTTGATCCCGAGTCGTGGAAGAAAATTTTTGAATAGCGCGTACGTCCCGCCATACACCGTACGGCTGCATATCACTTCATCGCCGGTCATGCATGATTGGAGTATGGTCGAACTGATGGCGGCCATGCCGGACGCCGTTACCTGAGCGGATGCACTGGCTTCGAGGGCTGCCAGTGAACGCGAAAGTTCTTTATTGATCGGGTTCCAGTGGCGCGAATATAGAAAACAACCTTCGATTTCGTGATCAAACAATTCACGCATTTTATCCGGTGACATAAAAGTATATGTCGAAGAATCGGTAATGGACGGATTGACATCGCCGTATTCACCGAATACCCAGTGATCTTGTATCGCAAGCATGGGATCATAACTCATAGCAACGCCCTTTCCTGAAGTATTTCATCAGAAAAAAAGGCAAATACGCTCTACATCCAATGATATTTGTCAATAAACGCTTTAAAGTTTTTTAATAATTAAATAACTACATAATTATTTTATTTAATATCACACTACAAAAAACCGTCTTGTAAAAGTACGGCATCTTCACAAAACGGTTAAATATAATACAAATGCTATTTTGCCGGGGCCAGCATAACGCCATCCACCACATGGATAATCCCATTAGAGGCAGGAATGGACGCAATGATCGTAGCATTACCATTGACGATAACTTTGCCGTCTTTGACGCTAAACGTCGCCGGCTGACCGCTAAACATATTCATTACCTGACCGTCACGAAAACTTTCGGATTTGAAGATACTCACATTCACATGATAAAATAATACGTTTTTAAGCGCACTTTTTTTCTCCGGTTTCAAAAGCTCTTCGACGGTTCCTTTGGGCAACTTTTCAAACGCCGCATTCGTCGGCGCAAAAACCGTGAACGGGCCGGGATTGGCCAATACATCCACAAGGCCGCTGGCTTTGAGTGCCTCGACAAGCGTCGTGTGATCTTTGGAGCCGAGAGCAATTTGAACAATGTTCTTCTGTGATACATTGTCATTCACAGCCGACATACCGGCCGGCATATTGGCGCCGCCCTTGTCCGAGTTATCCGACGGCTTCGATGGGGATTGGCAACCGCTCAATACGATGCCGGTAATCACTAACAACATCATTAAACGTTTCATAAAACTTCTCCTGAATTTTATCATAGCGGTTCACGTTTTGAACCTGATTAAATATATATTTTATTTTAATTAAAGTCAAAAGAGTCTTAAATCTTTAATTAAAAAATTTTTATACTTTTTCTTTTCCACCCAGCTGATTAGTTCATCATATCAAGTTTGTTTTTGGCTACGCGTGCCAGTCGGTGGCGTTCCCATAGCGGAGGGAAATACTGCTTTTCCTCGGTAAATTTTTTTACTTCGTCCTTAAGTATTGCACGAATGGCGTGATGCCGCTCTGAAAACCACTGATTGCGCAGAGCCGCCGTTGCACTCATTCCTTCCGGGATTGGCCCGACTTTTCCAAAAAAATTTAGAATTACAGAATAGGCTTTTGCTATTCGGGCCGGCGGTAAATACCACATGTTATACTCTATCGGTTTGCCGGCATCGGCATCTTCCAGCATGATATCAATCACGGCATTATCCAGTTGATCCTGTAACAGCGCAGATGCATTTCGCCATTCGGCTACGACTTGCAGTTGCGGATCGTATTCGAGATCCGCCGGTTCCTGTGTTTCAAAATGCCGAACACCGAAATACGACAACCATTGTTTGGTACCCGGCGACGTGATACGCGAAATACCCATCCACAAACCGATTCCTACCGATTCATACGCCGACGAAGCCACCTCGGAACAAAACAATGCGCCATGATCGCGGTAGTTCATAACAAAATCGTACGGAATGTGCTTTTGCAAGGCCGCCTGAAGGGCAAAATCCGCCGCTTTATGCGGCGCCATCGGATCGCCGGCCAAAACAGGAATATCATAGCGCGGACGCAAGATCAAAATGCGTAATTTTTTATCGGCGATGTATTCATCCCATGTTGCGATTGCAACGCCTTTCTCAATATGCGCCTCAATCAATGAAATTTTTCCGGTCGCCGAATCAATATGCACAAGCGCGACATGCGAAAAATTACCCGGAAAATCATTACCGCGGGCAATCAATGCCGATGTCGGCGCACCGCCGCGTGATACCAAAATATCACCGCTATGCAACGTAACACCCAATACCTCGGCATGTGGTGTAACCGAGGACTCCGCATGCCCGAAACTAAGCTCCGTAAGTTTTTCGGTCTGCGATTGTAGTAGAACTTCTTCAAGTGCCGTACGCATACCGTACAAAATACGATAAAGTCTTTCTCTAGTGATACGATCGGTCATATCCCAACTACGGCTTTGCCTCTTTACGGCGAATCGCAAACTCATAATAACACGCGAAAAATCAGCAACGTATTCCGGCTTTACCGCAACGCGGGTAGCTAAA from bacterium includes:
- a CDS encoding IS3 family transposase: MKLYVSSENWRMDLADRQIIGWSFSQSMTSQATAITAFQMACIKRKPAHAMIFPDRGSQYAAEAFRNLLASYGICQSMSRKGNCWDNAVAESFFKTLKTELPKGYQKLTYEELRMQIFEYIEIWYNRKRLHSALDYRTPMEMESLLTLVA
- a CDS encoding fasciclin domain-containing protein, which codes for MKRLMMLLVITGIVLSGCQSPSKPSDNSDKGGANMPAGMSAVNDNVSQKNIVQIALGSKDHTTLVEALKASGLVDVLANPGPFTVFAPTNAAFEKLPKGTVEELLKPEKKSALKNVLFYHVNVSIFKSESFRDGQVMNMFSGQPATFSVKDGKVIVNGNATIIASIPASNGIIHVVDGVMLAPAK
- a CDS encoding transposase; protein product: MHIIIRQFTGEYKLETVRLSYQRGSIVELASELGLRPSLIYRWRSEFETSGEKKFSG
- a CDS encoding aminotransferase class I/II-fold pyridoxal phosphate-dependent enzyme, which encodes MSYDPMLAIQDHWVFGEYGDVNPSITDSSTYTFMSPDKMRELFDHEIEGCFLYSRHWNPINKELSRSLAALEASASAQVTASGMAAISSTILQSCMTGDEVICSRTVYGGTYALFKNFLPRLGIKVHFVNMQDIPAIQKLISSKTRVIYTEAVSNPLLEVANIPALAKLAHTHKAKLVVDNTFSPMTISPIRQGADVVVHSLTKFINGTSDCVAGCICASDEFIHQLTDINSGACMLMGPVLDSMRAASILKNLHSLHIRIQQHSRNALYIATELEKLGLRVYYPGLPSHRQHELLKSMMNEQFGFGGMLAIDAGTSEKAETLMTRMQQEKVGYLAVSLGYFKTLFSAPGHSTSSEIPEEERQAMGLGDGLVRMSVGLDSDIGRSFERIKTCLSELKLI